The genome window GAGAAAAGTCAGAAATTCTGGTGAAATCTCATTTTAAACATGGTTCAAGTCAAGAAAGATATGACAACAAAAGCCTCCAGTTTGCAACCTCAGAGCTAGCAGACTCTACCACATGTGGAGGTTGAAAGAAGACTCCTTTATTTTCAAGGGACCGTTTGCCAGTATCCTAGACCTATTACAGGCACCTAAGGCCTCCTTCAACTGTTGAGACTTTCTGATGGCTTAACACGTCAGTTGGTGATTATGTGGCTTTCCAAAAAGAGATCCTTGGCTTAATCAAGTAAGTCAATGGAAAAACGTGCCTCATCCATTCACCTTCCTACAATTCTAATGTCAACCAGGAGACACCAGGTCAGATCTCACCTCCATCAACTGCTTCTGCCAGACTGCTGACTCAGTTTCACAACGTCCTCCTTCTTGGTTCCTGGCAGTTTTCTCTCTCCAAGAAGCCCTATCAGAGCCACACACCACCTAGGATACATTTATAAGCCTCTGCTCAGCTCAGTGGTGATTCCTTCAAGTTCTAGCAACACTCCCAAGAGGACTAGTCCAGGTCAGTTTTCCTCTCATAGGTAGTGTGATAACTCATGCCCTCTTTGCAGTGaaagtgtgaagtcgctcagtcgtgtctgactttttgcaaccccatggactgtagcctgccaggctcctctgtccatgggattctccaggcaagaatactggactgggttgccatttccttctccagggggccttcccgacccagagatcgaacctggatctcctgcactgcaggcagactctttaccatctggggcTCCTCTTTGCAGACCTGGTAATAAAAAGAACTGCCACTTTTTGAATCATCACTAGGTGCCGGTGCCAgccggcaaagtcgatcaggtcccgagaacgtGCACGGCACAgctgagaaagaaaactacagcaaAAGAAttctacaacaaagatggggtcgagaggttcagacaTGTCTCCACCaagggacgcagtctgaccacgactttattcagcatcttatatttatacaggagagcgtgagaaagacaagacagcaTTTTTCTTGgttgacctatacatcttacaaaaagtcacaagaaatcttgagagcatgggaatggcaccctgttattatttcttacaccagataacatttctctgtgcgtgagaagtttgtccggaactccaggtgtctgcagtaaataatcgcctaatctctggggtggcgggacagagagctatgtttgcaagcaaaccctcaaggactgaggcagctcccagagctgtgtccttcggacaaaggaccccgttctcacgggcagctccccgcatctccccctttctttttatataggcGCACGCTTATGTTCCTTTAACCGCAGACAATTTCCATAGATGGAAGCCTTTATTATCCATAGATCATcaatcagttttttaattaaacaaggtgcaagaaataaaacagttaaaattattaagaatagtcCTCCTATGGCCACTCCCAAGTACAAAATACTATCGATGGTAGGTACATGTCGAAAAAGTTCTTTAACAAAAGACTCAGCTCTTTTTGCAACATCCAAATCAGGTCTGGGCGCATTTTCAATATTCATTATTTCTTGATGTAGATGCAGTAAAtgtaaggaaatattttcattatgccaAATACCTTCTAAATGAGCTTTCACCTTGTCCCAAGCAGTTATACTACCATTATATTTTTTGGGGGTAACACAGATCCATCGAAAATCAGCATGACATTGTACCCGTAATCTCAACTTTATACTTTGAACCTCTTCACCTAAAAATTTTACATCATCATAAAGGGCATTCAATCGGTCCTCTAACTTTTTGTCAATATCTTCTTGAGTCCCCAGGGTAACGGATACATTTTGTGCCAGATTATTAACACAAGTTGCAGTTTGCACTGATTGTGCCAGGGTTAGGGCTGCAGTAATCGAGGCGGCAATAAGGGTTACCAAAGCTACAAATCCCAGAATTATTAACCCTATTCCCCTGCGATAACGCATTAAAGCACCCTCTACTTCTCTCCAAAGTTCAAGTCCTTTTTCATCATACCAAGACCCATTAATCTTTACAGGAACCATAACAAAAGCAGGCTGTCTTAAGACTAGAACCCTAGTTTGATTAGTAATTCCCCTGACGCAGTTAGTTAAGGTACAATTGTTACAAGTTACATCATAATTTCGTAACCCAGGTTGTATTTTTACAGATCCTACTAATAAAGCATAAAGGTGAGGCACACATGCACGAGGGTACCTCATGGTGAGATTCCATAAATAACCATGTCTCACTTTCGATCCCACCTGAAGGTAGGAACCCTCACATCCAAGGGCGGCAGCTAATTTCCAGATTTCTGTTTGGAACACTTTAGAGCCGCCCAAATTCCAAATACGGGATGCAAAGTTTCTATTATCCTGAGCTCCAGGGTTTCGGGCCGAGTCTGGAGACCAGTCCCACAGTGACTCATTTGTCCCAAATATGTTATAAACCGTAGCAGTTCCATCTCGACAGTTTCCATGGTGCAGCAGTGACTCTTCCCCTTGTTCCAAAGTCGCAGGAAGGGATATCTAAAGGACCAGTTCCATTACGACGTTGAGGAGTTCTAGATTCTTTCGTTACTCCAGGAATATATAGGCTCCAACCATTGTCATGATCAGCATATCCTGACTCCCCAACAAAAAGACATCCTGTTGAATTAAAATATCTAGACAGACAAATAGGTAAATGATCAAACACTCCATGATAAGAGAAATTAACTTGATTAGGAATAATATGTTTATCTGAAAAACCACCCAAAGCCACAGTATCATTAGTGTATATGGGAATGGACCGACCCTCCCAGCCCACCggttggagaaggggagggtcGGGAAAATAAGCCCAGTAagcatttgaatattctttagaatgTGCAGTATTAATCTGAtttaagataattaataaggtTATCAGGAAGCTTAAAGGCGATATCGGATCGCCCTGCACAGCAACACGATTCTGTGTCTCTCGCATCAATGCCTGAAGTTGTTGCTGAGATGGTAATTCATCATGCTCTTGAATCGTCAATCTCCTCATCTGGTTTACTAGAGATCGTCTCCGCCGTGCATATCAACCTTTCCGGCAGCCAGCACGGCGCTTTGGCATCCTGTGGGAAAACACAAACATGCCCTCATCCCCAAATTATTACAGGatctggtccataccattttcccaCAAGTGGGTCTTTCCAAAAGACTTTAGGTCTTATTGTTTGCGCATCAAAGTTCCAAAATCGCTGTGCTGCTGAACGGCCACATATATCCAATTgtaaaaaatttagaacaaataaAGCATGGTTTAGAGAGTTGGAGGGGGTATTGAGATACAATTCCCCCTTCTTTAGTTTTTGCAATTGATGTTTGAGAGTTTGATGTGTCCGTTCAATGATTCCTTGACCTTGAGGATTATAAGGGATACCCGTTTTATGTGAGATAGACAGTTGCGTacaaaatagttgaaaattttttccagtgtatcctggaccattgtctgtttttatggttTTAGGGGTTCCCATAACAGCAAAACATTTAATGCAATGAGCTATACAATGTTTGCTAGCTTCTCCGGATTGTAGAGAGGCATGTAAAAAGCTGGAGGTGTCAATAGTAACATGAACAAATTTTTGTTTACCAAATTCAGGAATATGGGTAACATCCATTTGCCATATGTCGTTTGGCAACAATCCTCAGGGATTAACTCCATAATGGGGTTCGCTAAAAAATTGAGGACATGTTTGACATTGCTTAACAGTCTGTCTGGCAGCTTCTCGAGTAATGCCAAATTGAAGTCTTAAGCTATTGCTGTTTTGATGGTGTAAGCTGTGAGAAGTTTTTGCCATTTGTTCCAATGAAGGAAATATCATACGTGTAGCTTCGTCAGCCAAAGCACTGCCTCGTGCTAGAGGTCCAGGAAGTCCAGAGTGAGCATGAATATGACCAAAATAACACTTATTAACTCTGGAGCAAATTAAATGTTGTATATCACAAAAAAGAGTTTGGATAGTAGAATTCAGGGTACCAATAAATGGAACAGTCTCAACAGTGTTTAAGGCTCTTATGATATATTGACTgtcagaatataaattaaatggagCAGAGATTTGTAATAAAGCCTGAAAAACAGCTAATAGTTCTACTTCTTGAGCAGACTTATAATTAGTATGCCAGGCGGCAGTATTGTCCTGTATAATCAGACTAGCTATTCCATTAGAAGAGCCATCAGTAAATACAGTTAGGGCGTCGGCAAGGGGCTGAGAAACAACGATTTTTGGAAAGAGAAATTGGTGATAATGAGCAAATTGCAAAATTTTATCCGAGGGATAATGATTATCAAGCCGTCCACTAAAACCAGCTAAAGCAATAACCCAATTGTCGCTAAACTGAAACAGCCAATCCTGCTGAGTTTTAGAAAATGGAACACATATAAAATGTGGGTCTGTTCCTAGATACACAGTGGATTCTGACCGCCCAAGAGCTATAAGGGCAGCAACCAAATCATAATAGGGGGTTAGAACCtgagagggagaggcaggcaaGTGAAGCCATCTTAAAGGCAATCCTTGGAATAAGACTGCTGTAGGAGCATGTTTAGTAGGAAGAATATATAAACCCCATTCTTGAGTATAGTCGCAATAAGTAGCTTGTTGTTTAGACAGGGCCTGTTCGACTTTATCTAAGGCTTGCCTTCCCTCCAGAGTCTGAGCTCAGGGGGAAGTTGGATCAGGGTCACCCTTCAGAATATCAAAAAGAGGCTTCATTTCCCCTGTAGTTAGTTTCAAGTAAGGTCTTATCCAATTAATATCTCCTAACAGTTTTTGGAAATCATTCAAGGTAGCCAGCTTATCTTTACGAATCTCTATCTTCTGAGCTCGAAACCAttcattttccagaaaaaaacccaaataagaaTAGGGGGGGAAGCGCTGCACCTTTTCTGTTGCGATAATCAAACCATAATCCTGTAATGCAGTTTGCATATAAGCGAATGTTGTTAATAGCGCCACCGCGCCCGGCGCGAGATTTACACCCTCTCCCCCGGATTTTCAAGGGCCAGCGAGAGCTCACCGGACACCGCCGGAACCGCGACGCTTTCCAAGGCACGGGCCCCTCTCTCGGGGCGAACCCATTCCAGGGCGCCCTACCCTtcacaaagaaaagagaactctcccCGGGGCTCCCACCGGCCCAGCCCTTAGAGCCAATCCTTATCCCGAAGTTACGGATCCGGCTTGCCGACTTCCCTTACCTACATTGTTCCAACATGCCAGAGGCTGTTCACCTTGGAGACCTGCTGCGGATATGGGTACGGCGCGGCTGAGAAAGAAAACTACTGCAGAAGAAttctacaacaaagatggggtcgagaggttcagacacgtctccaccaagggacgcagtctgaccaCGACTTGattcagcatcttatatttatacaggaGAGCGTGAGCAAGACAAGACAGTTAGCATTTTTCTTGgttgacctatacatcttacaaaaagtcacaagaaatcttgagagcatgggaatggcaccctgttattatttcttacaccagataacatttctctgtgcgtgagaagtttgtccagaactccaggtgtctgcagtaaataatcgcctaatctctggggtggcgggacagagagctatgtttgcaagcaaaccctcaaggactgaggcagctcccagagctgtgtccttcagACAAAGGACCCCattctcacgggcagctccccgcaACTAGGTATTAACATATACTGGGAACGCTATATAGGTGATTCCTTATCCATTTGGCAACACTGTGAAATGtctgttatttcattttatagataagggaaTATATATTTCAACAAAGTTGAGGGACCTGCCTGAAGTCCCAAAGCCAGTTAGATGGATCTGGGACTTGGGCCTAAATGAATCAGATTTCTACTACACAAGCAGCCTTTCCTGTCTACGTACAGTTATCTGTTTGGGCCAAGTGTAATATGGCTGCCAAACAAAGCTGATTTAAAGATCCTAGTAAACAAAGTTTTACTGCCAACCAGCCAGCCACCAAAGGGAATTGAAGGTAATTTGCTTATAGATTCAGGCCTTATGGCCTCTGAGCTAGAGGATATTTATCAGAAACCTTGCAAATGGTAGACATGTGCCAGAGAAAGAGGTCTCTTTCTTTCTAAGGCAACTACTAGTTTTTCTGATCACTGGGtcaaatattttatcttctcCAGCTAGAATGGCCAGAACTAGGTGACATCTATGAAGCACAAAAGAAATTCATATAAAAGTGTTTTACCAGCTTAAGGGACTGGGAGCCccttgagaaaacagaaaagtttgGCCTATTCATCTTTGTCTCCCCCACATCAGTACCTGACTCTTGAAAGGCACTCACTAAACACTTatggagaattaaatgaaatacctTGTCAATGAAAAATTAGTTAGctgatctaagaaagaaatgaaaaaaaattttttcattccAATTGAAGATTATCTAAGCCAGGAACAGCATCTCAGAAAGCTTGGAGAACTGTTCTGCCCATTAGAAGTCAACCACAGTCACCGAAGTTTTTTGAGACAGAGGGCTATACATTAAGTGATGTATTATTGACAGCTTACACAATCTAGCAAGCAGTGGGTCAGGGGTCATTGTGGCCCCTTACAAGATtaagaaggaatgttatcttttaaggagttgtcttgctgatgctgggaaaatctTGCTGTTTATAGTTGAGCAGGAATTTCTGCCTGTGGGGAGGTTTGGTTGATGGACAAAAAGGGTACCCAGTGCACaatgtggggagagaggaggccaaaggcaaagagattttaaaaatatatatttatttatttggctgttctggatCTTAGTCGTGGCATGCGGGAtatagttctctgaccagggatcgaacccaggccccctgcattgcaagcccagaatcttatccactggactaccagggaagtccccagagaaattttttttatgtttaaatttttttttgctgtaaaatatgaattttatttcacaatcTGGTTCTGAACTAGGGGATGTTTTCGTTTGTTCACTTTTGTTTTGTTAGGTCCAAAAGTCACATTTATCCAGAGAGAGTTAGGATATGCAATCACTGAGAAACAGCAAAGAAAcgatgaagctgaagctgtatAAAGATAATTCTAAAAATATCTTCTGCTGAAAGTAGTCATTGAGGAGAACAAGAGGTGATCTCAGAGCTTTAGAGCCGAAAGCTTTTTGTGACCATCACAGCCCTGAATCTTCTCATGGGACAGAACAGAAGCCAGAGATGGGAAGTGACTTAAGCAAGGTCACACATATCCAGTATTGATTATGCTCTTGGGATGCAGGAAGGTTCTGTTCCTCCTGTTTGAAAGACATTCCACCCACTTTATAGCCtcagtattttctttcctttgcaagTTGACATTCAGCTGGTAAGATAATTACTAACTCCAGCACTGCCCCTAAGGTGCATTTGCAAAACTCCAGGGCTCCACCGAACACAGTTTGAAAATTACTGACTTAGATAATTTATTGCTCGTTATTTAAACTTTTAGCACATTCAAGCAAAAATGTCTTTTAAGTCCCTGAAAACTGGGTATTCTCATTGGCAGCATTTATTCTTCTCTTCATTTCCTGATGAATAAACCCATTCATGAAAGAATGTGCTGTGTACTTTCTTTGGTGCTATTATTCATCTGAATTAACATGTGCGTGGGCAGAGCTCAAGTGGTGAGACTGAGATCCTGTGCTGGGCGGGCGTCTTCAGGGTCTCAAACCCAAGGGTGCCCAAGCTTGCTTTGCAGTGATGTCAAGAATGGTGCTCTTGAGAACTGAAttgctgaaactgaaatttcCAAGTTTGAAATTCTGAGTAAGATAGAGAACTGCAGAAAAGAATGATAAACAACCTGCTTACTCTACACTGGTAGAGTACAGAGTAAAACTTCCTAATTGCTTGCAATAATAAGGATCATTTATTGGATATTTAGAACGTACATAATCATATGAGACAACTAccatcattattcccattttactgttGAGAAAATTAAGGCTTAGTAGTAGGGGTTCTTAACTCAGAGAAACTTCCTCTGGCCAAATAAAGCAGAGTTGGGATGAGCAGATACTGGAGAGGACagatctcttgaaggattttagtgGTGACACCAAGGGGAGCTGAGGGAGGGAAGATTTTCTCAATCTTTATTATGTAGGATGTGGAAGTAGAgtacagactctggagccaggctgctaAGATTAGAATCCTGGCTCCACCCCTTACTCTAAGTGATCTTGCACTGGGTCTCTTGATttgcccatctgtaaagtggggataataatagaacCTATCTCAAAGAATAGCTGTGTTTAAAAACAACTCAGTGCCATAATCAAGGTGGGATCTCAGTACAATAGCTATCATTAGCTAATGTGTAAAGGGGTATatgcggcactagtggtaaagaatctgcccaccaatgcaggagacaagagatgtgggtttgatccctgagtcaggaagaccccctgaaggaggaaatggcaacccaatccagcacttttgcctgaagaatcccatggagagaggagcttggcgggctatggtccattagggtcgcaaaaagtcagagacaactgaaccgacttagcGTACACAcgtgtatacgtatggctgattcattttgctgtacagtagaaactaacacaacatcgtaaagcaactcTACagcaataaaagttaatttttaaaaaagagataattaAATAAAGTGCTATGTAGATGTGCTTTCAAGTCCTTTCCTTGTGTGTGCCTCCCTTTCATCAAATTGGTGTCTTTGATTTTCACCTAAAAACTCTGAATTAATCAGTGCCGGTCATCATTAGTGCCAGCTGTGGTTCAGTTATATGTCCTTCAACCCCTTACGGGTCCAGGCTGAGATGCAGGGCGAGTATCCCACCAATGGAGACAGACCCAAtcatttcagtctctcaaaaAACAGCAGAAAGGATCCCATGaaatcatactgctgctgctgccccatagacggcagcccaccaggctcccccgtccctgggattctccaggcaagaacactggagtgggttgccatttccttctccagtgcatgaaagtgaaaagtgaaagtaaagttgctcagtcgtgtcggactcttagcgaccccatggactgcggcctaccaggctcctccgtccatgggattttccagacaagagtactggagtgggttgtcattgccttctccgatgaaagGAGTTTTCAAAAACCAAGTATTTGAGGAGAAACAATAAGGAATGAACTGGATTGTTTTGAAAGATCTTGTGTGACTGGAGACCAGGGTGGGTAATAAACTGAATCCcagaatgaaacaaaatacacaaaaggGAGGGCTTTtgttctctggggcttcccaggtggcacagtagtaaagaatccacctgctgatgcaggagatgcaagagacaggggttcaatccctgggtcaagaagatcccctggaggaggaaatggcaacccactccagtattcctgtctgaaaaattccatggacagaggagcctgacagagtatatagtccatggggtcacaaagaatcagacacgactgaacaacctAGCAAGTAGTTACTATACCAAGAATCCCCAGGAGCAGGCCTGTCCATTGGGGATACTCACTAGCTCTCGAATGCATTCTCTAAAGCTGCCTCCTAATAAGGCTGGCAGAGAGAAAGAGGGTGACAAGCCCAGGCAAGCACACGGTAGGAGAGAACCTCCACCATGGGGAGTGTGCCCACTGCCTGAGGGTCTGCGCTATGGAGTGCTGGCCTCTGCACAGATTCTAAAACCAGAGAAAGAGCCCAGATTTGTCAGAGAGCCATATTGGAACagaagaagagattttaaaaaaataggtaatTGTACCAATAAAGCATAAgctttataaggaaaaaaacaaaaattctttccTGGGAATTCTAATCTCGCCATCATATAAGGACTTTGCACAACTCATATTTCTGGAAAAGGTGGGGGAAGTCATTTCCCTGGCATAGCCTCAGGCCTTACAGATTCAAACTGGGACATCattttttccttgattcatgagAACTgccttctttttgttttggttcctttaaaaaatattttttttttacttatttatttgctgttctgggtcttcattgctgtgctcagaCTTTCTCTCTCATGGTGAGAAGGggttattctctagttgtggctagcaggggttactctctattgggatgcacaggcttcttattgtggtggctttgtTGTGAATCATGGGCTCGAGGGCtcccaggcttagctgctccacggaATGTGATCTTCCCAGGATCTTCCCGTGGGAAGATCAAACGcgtgtcacctgcattggtaggtggactcctaaccactgaaccaccaggaaagtcctgtttttgttccttttgtGCTTCCGCCaccaataatatttcattattacaTGTGATGTTAGCTATATGTTTTTAAGAAAGGCCCTTTTTCAGGTTGAGTAATTTCTCTCTAGTCCTAATCTGCTGAGAATTGTGAATagctgttgaattttgtcaaatgcttgtAAGGCCATTGAAATGATCATGTGgatttttattcttatattaTTAATGGcgaattacattaattgattttcaaatattaaaccaATCTTGTATACCTGGCTTAAATCTGATATGATAATGATGTAttattgtttttcaatttgaCTTACTAATATTTTGGTAAGAATTTTTGTGTCACTATTCATGAGAGATATGCTTTATTCTCTTTTGTTGTTATCAAGCTTTTGTATTAGGATATTTTTGGCCTCAGAAAAGTTAGGAAtattttccctcttctatttttggaaagaatttaAGATTAGTGTTAAGTCTTCCTTAACTATTTGATAGAATTTACTAGTGAAACCATTTGGACCTGGAATCCTTTTTGTGGAAAAGTTTTGATAACAAATTCAGTTAAAATAACAGATACATGGATATTcagagtttccatttttttctcttttcatttttggtGAGATGTTTTTCAATGACTTTGTGCATTTTAAGTTGTTGAGTTTATTGACAGCTGTTCACAATAATCCCTTCTTTTTTATTGTCTGTAAGATCTGTAATGATGCTTCCTCTTTCATTCCCAATATGATAAATTGCTTCTTTCCCCTTATTAGTCTAACTAGGGGcttagccattttattttttcattaaaacaaattttgggttttgtttaatttttctacaGCTTGTTTTCTGTTCTActgatttctgttcttattttggTCTCCTCTCTTCTACATCTTGtgagtttaatttatttttctagttccttaaggAGGAAACTTAGGTTATTGGTTTTAACCATTTCCCTTTCAGTTTCTGCCTGCTTTTAGTTCTTCTCTGGAACCTTTAAAACAGCTATTGTTCATTGTTTCTAAGTGTTATCTGCAGGACAATCATTCAGTATAAGCCCTTCCACCATTGCTGAGACTAGAACTCAGTTTTAAGATTCAAAATCTTGGGTATGTATAGTAACCCAAGTgtcaacttcctcatctgtaaagcggAGGTAATTTAACATATCTTAGAAGACTGTCATGGAAAGCAAATGAGATGATGCatatgaaaatgtttttgaaagaacAAGCAtggcatataaattatatttagtaTCATTAATGCAACATAaagttaatataattatatactcCTTTGTCATGTACTTGTACTGATATTTCCACCAAAACTTAAGATGCAATTCTAAGTCATCTAATTTTCATAGCCTGGTAGATGAGGAAGATATTCCTTTATCCTTTCCCAATATATTCTAGCTAAGCTTATAATTATATGCAGCTTCTTGGTCAACTGATATTGAATGTCTATCATGTATATATTAGGCATTTTTATAcacagtattttattcatttcatttctcacataatcagttcagttcagttgctcagtcatgtctgactctgcgaccccatgaactgcagcacaccaggcctccctgtccatcaccaactcccagagttcacccaaacttttgtccatcgacttggtgatgccatccaaccatctcatcctctgtcgtccccttctcctcctgcccccatttcctcccagcatcagagtcttgtccaatgagtcaactctacgcatgaggtggccaaagtatagtgCCCTCCAATTTAGCAATATGTAACAAtaacttaaaagacgcttactccttggaagaaaagttatgacca of Bubalus bubalis isolate 160015118507 breed Murrah chromosome 5, NDDB_SH_1, whole genome shotgun sequence contains these proteins:
- the LOC112585053 gene encoding endogenous retrovirus group K member 13-1 Env polyprotein-like; its protein translation is MRYPRACVPHLYALLVGSVKIQPGLRNYDVTCNNCTLTNCVRGITNQTRVLVLRQPAFVMVPVKINGSWYDEKGLELWREVEGALMRYRRGIGLIILGFVALVTLIAASITAALTLAQSVQTATCVNNLAQNVSVTLGTQEDIDKKLEDRLNALYDDVKFLGEEVQSIKLRLRVQCHADFRWICVTPKKYNGSITAWDKVKAHLEGIWHNENISLHLLHLHQEIMNIENAPRPDLDVAKRAESFVKELFRHVPTIDSILYLGVAIGGLFLIILTVLFLAPCLIKKLIDDLWIIKASIYGNCLRLKEHKRAPI